From Thunnus albacares chromosome 22, fThuAlb1.1, whole genome shotgun sequence, the proteins below share one genomic window:
- the LOC122973664 gene encoding dynactin subunit 6-like produces the protein MSDANKQITAQKSAKIAAGAVVCVESEIRGDVTIGARTVVHPKARIIAEAGPIIIGEGNLIEEQALIINSYPENIMPDTEGVEPKTMTIGTNNVFEVGCVSQALKIGDNNVIESKADLGRNVILSSGCIIGACCQVNTCEVVPENTVVYGSNCIRRVQSEKPQPQTLQLDFLMKILPNYHHMKKTAKGSGTPVRN, from the exons ATGTCAGACGCTAACAAGCAGATCACGGCACAGAAAAG TGCTAAAATTGCAGCTGGAGCTGTTGTGTGCGTTGAGAGTGAAATAAGAGGAGATGTGACCATTG ggGCTAGAACAGTTGTCCACCCCAAAGCACGGATCATAGCAGAGGCAGGGCCTATTATCATAGGAGAAGGCAATCTGATAGAGGAGCAGGCGCTTATCATTAACAG TTATCCAGAGAACATCATGCCAGACACAGAAGGAGTTGAGCCAAAAACAATGACTATTGGGACCAACAATGTGTTTGAAGTTGGATGTG TCTCTCAGGCTTTGAAAATTGGAGACAACAATGTGATTGAGTCCAAAG CTGATCTTGGGAGAAACGTGATCCTGAGCAGCGGATGCATCATCGGCGCGTGCTGCCAGGTCAACACGTGCGAGGTCGTGCCCGAGAACACAGTTGTGTACGGTTCAAACTGCATCCGCCGTGTGCAGAGCGAAAAGCCACAG CCTCAGACTCTGCAGCTCGACTTCCTTATGAAGATTCTGCCCAACTACCACCACATGAAGAAGACGGCGAAGGGAAGCGGCACGCCTGTGAGAAACTAA